Part of the Halalkalibacter krulwichiae genome is shown below.
AAAAGCAGGTGTGACAGTAAGTGCGCTAAAGGATTGGCTAATAAAAGAATTTAAGCTTACATCTTTAAATGATACGATGATGATTGCGATTAATGAAAGCTATGCAAATGAATCCGATGTTTTAAAAGACGGTGATACAGTTGCATTTATTCCTCCCGTGAGCGGAGGATGAGAATAACAAATCCCCTTACCAATAGGTGAGGGGATTATTTAAATTAGACTAACTTGTTAAGTTGTTGATTTCTATTTTCTTTCTCTTCGGTTGACGCTAGGTCATATTTTTTTAATAAATGAAATAATTCATTTAACAGACTTTGCGATCGTGGTTGTGTTAGAAATTTCTCACAGCGCTTGTATAGGTCAGCTGGAAGAAAATCCTTTTGTGATTCAAGTTTCCTTTGCACATCCTCTAAAGGGTGATCAATTTTACAATGACTCAAAGTAATCTCTCCTTTCATCAGTTGA
Proteins encoded:
- the moaD gene encoding molybdopterin converting factor subunit 1 — encoded protein: MINILLFAELQEEAGVNEINVEKAGVTVSALKDWLIKEFKLTSLNDTMMIAINESYANESDVLKDGDTVAFIPPVSGG
- a CDS encoding group-specific protein, with protein sequence MSHCKIDHPLEDVQRKLESQKDFLPADLYKRCEKFLTQPRSQSLLNELFHLLKKYDLASTEEKENRNQQLNKLV